GAACCTTCGTCGTTGTCGGTAGAACCTTTGCGGTTGCGAAACGAGCCAAAAAGGGTTTCGCCAAAACGTATGCGTTTTCCCAGCTTAAATTCGGAGTTGGCTCGGATACTGTAACGATCGTAGAAGGTATATTTTTGCAAACCTGCTTCGTTGTAATAACCCAGACTCAAGCTGTAAACAGCGCGGTCTGTGCCACCTGAGGCACTGATATTGTGGCTCTGTGTAGGAGCGGCCTGCGTCATTTCCTTAAACCAATCGGTGCCTTGTTTATTGGCTTTAACAATTTGGTAAAAATTGGCCTGCTCAAAACTGTACCTGGACGGATCAACAAGGGGATTTCCTTCAAAAAGGCCACCCGCCGAACCTGCCAAAATATAGTCGGGAATGACGGGTTCTGCGCCTCGTCCAAACTGCGTAGAACCCGGCGTAAGCCCGGCACCTTTTTGCTGCCCCCATATCAACTGTCCCAGTTCAGCGGTGTTAAGCATTTCGGGGTAACGCGTTACTTTTGATACCCCATAAAAGCCGTCATAGCTGATACGCGTACTGTTCGCTTTACCTTTTTTGGTCGTAATAATTATAACCCCACCCGCACCTCTTGCACCGTAAATCGCCGCAGATGATGCGTCTTTTAAGATATTCATACTCTCTATATCATTGGGATTGAGCGAATTGGTACTTGTAGTCTGCACCCCGTCAATGATGACGAGCGGACTGTTGTTTCCAAATGAATTGATGCCCCGAATACGCACGTAGCCATCCCCCCCCGGCTGATTAGACCCTGAAGCCACCACACCCGCCACACGGCCCTGGAGCATATTGGTAACGTCGGCGGCAGGGCGCGTAAGCAACTGCTCAATTTCGACGGTAGCTACCGAGCCTGTTAAATCAGCCTTCTTTTGTGTACCATAGCCTACCACCACTACTTCCTGCAGGGATTTGGTATCGGCTTTGAGCGCAATATTGACAGTCGTTTGATTGCCCACAGCGACTTCCTGTGACAAATAACCCACGTAGCTGAATACCAGCGTAGCGTTGTCAGGAACACTCAGGACGTAGTCGCCGTTGGCGTTGGTGGTCGTACCGCGCTGCGTACCGCGCACCAACACACTCACCCCCGGCAGGGCTTCGCCTTTTTCAGCGTCAGAGATACGTCCTTTTACGAGCTGTTCCGTTGGTACTGACTTTTCGGCCTTCTCGGCGAATGCGTTTGGGACTACCCCCGTTTCGGCTTTCAGCAAGATACGGTTTTCTGACACCACATATTTGATGGCGATAGGCTTAAAGATCTCCTCTAAGACCAATTCCAGGCGCTTGTTGGTGGCTTTGATGCTCAACTTTTGCCGGGTATTGATGGCACTCGAACTATACACAAACCGCACGTTGACTTGTTTTTCAAGGAGCGTCAGCACTTGCTTCATTTCCGCGTTTTCGACCGCCAGCGACACCGACTGACTCAGTATTTCCTGGCTGTGCGACTTGTGCGCCCGCGACAACCCGTAAAACAGTACGCAGAACAGCATTTGTTGTATTGATATTTTCATAAACAGCCAAAGTGGTTTTGAAAATTGTAAATGTTGACTCATAAGTAACTTTATATTTAAGTTTAAAAAATAGATTGAACAGTATAAAATACTCAGCGACAACCATTTCCAAGCACAAAAATGGTGGTGCCGCGTATTTCGTATTGGGCATTGATAGCTCCACAAATCAAATCCAACTGTTGGTACATTCCCAAGCCGTTTAAATCGCCCGTAAAAGCGCACTGCGATAAAATGGGATTAGCAACCATTATTTCTACGCCAAAAGCAGTTTGCATCACTTTGACCACTTCGCCCAGCGCCACTTCTTCAAATTCAAAATTAGACTTGGGCAAATCGGCTACCAGCAGCGTAGGTTGCGCTACAATGCCCTGCCGAATGGTTTTGAGTTCGGTATCAAACAGTACTTTTTGGTTGGGGGTTAAAATAACTCCATTGAGGTGCTGTGTGGCCTCAGCCGCATAGACCGACACCCGCCCCGAAACCACTGCCACCTCAATGGTTTTGCCGTTAGTACGGGGCTTGATGTGAAAACTCGTTCCCAGCACCTCGGTCACCAAACTGCCGGACCTGACCAAAAAGGGGACTTTTTCATTGCGCTTCACGTCAAAAAATGCTTCTCCCTTTAAGAAAACAGTCCTGTTTTGCTTACCGTAATTTTGGTCAGTAATCAGACTGGCTCCTTTTTCCAACACCACAACACTGCCGTCAGGAAGCACTATTTTTTGGCGTATAGCGGTCGTATTTTTGCTTTCAATACCTTGTTTCGGCAACTCCGCAGTCACTTGATCTGGCGCAAATACCCCCCCTAAATAGCCTGCTAAAAGCACTAAAGAAGCCGCTATGCCAATCGCCCAAGCGGGTAGGGAATAACTTTTTGACGATCGTATCTGCGCCTTGAGGCGGAGGCGTTTCCAAAGCCGATTTTGTATTATTTTGGCTTCCGTTTCTTCCAGAAAATCAGTTTTGGCAAGTTGTTCGGCCGTCCATTTATTGAGCAGATCCAATTCATCGGGGGTACAATGGCCCGTCAGGTATTTTTCGGAAAGTAAGTCAAACTCGTGCTGTGTCATAGAACATAGACTTTAATTGTGGGATTGAAACCGCTGCAATTGTTGACGCAACATTTGCAGCGATTTAGTGATGTGGTATTCTACGGCTTTTTCGGTGAGGTTTAGGGTAGCGGCTATTTTCTTGACAGGCATCTCTTCTATTTTACTGAGCCTGAATATCCTCGCCGTTTTTTCGGGCATTTGTTGCATCACGCGCTCTACCGCCTGCAACAAATCTTCGGGATTACCGATTTCCTCAGGCTGGGTACTTTCTACAATCCGGTGCAGGAGTTGATATTCCCGGTATTTGCGCAGGTTTATTTTCGACTTAATAAACTTATTGGTAAGGTTGCGAACGGCCACAAACAGATACACGGAAAGTTGCTGAATGTGCACTTTATCTCGGTTTTGCCAAAGGCTCAAAAACAAGTCGTGTAAGATCTCTTCCGCATCTTGCTTTGATCCCAATTGCTGATAAACAAATCCGTAAAGGGGCCGCCAATAACGCACATAAATGGCCTTAAATGCACCGGCATCTCCTTTGCGAAGATGTTCAATCAATACGTCGTCGGTTGGATGTTGAGCGGGCATTGGGTTTAGATTTGCTTTAAAGTTCTGCTTTGTACCCCAATCCCTAAGAAAAATGTAATATTTTTTTGATAAATCTTATTTTTTCAAAGATTCTCCCAAAAAGCCACCCGTCTAAAACCGTCAGAAATACCTTAGAATTGCTCTTGTTTGCCCCCAAGCCTCGGCTCTCCGTCCAATGAGATTTATACTGAGAAAACTTTTTGATTTTTGCAAAAGCTTTTGCCTTTACACCTAAATGGAAGAATTGTAATTTTTAAGCTCAGGCAGCGCCCGAAGCCGACCATTATATTTATTGCAGGAAGCTGCCCCTAAAACGGTGACCCTTAGTTTTAAAAATCACAGCTATAAACGTATGACCGACGCCGTCACCGGCGAGACCCTCAACATCAGTCAAACCAAATCGGCAACCAAGGGCGG
Above is a window of Runella slithyformis DSM 19594 DNA encoding:
- a CDS encoding FecR family protein, producing the protein MTQHEFDLLSEKYLTGHCTPDELDLLNKWTAEQLAKTDFLEETEAKIIQNRLWKRLRLKAQIRSSKSYSLPAWAIGIAASLVLLAGYLGGVFAPDQVTAELPKQGIESKNTTAIRQKIVLPDGSVVVLEKGASLITDQNYGKQNRTVFLKGEAFFDVKRNEKVPFLVRSGSLVTEVLGTSFHIKPRTNGKTIEVAVVSGRVSVYAAEATQHLNGVILTPNQKVLFDTELKTIRQGIVAQPTLLVADLPKSNFEFEEVALGEVVKVMQTAFGVEIMVANPILSQCAFTGDLNGLGMYQQLDLICGAINAQYEIRGTTIFVLGNGCR
- a CDS encoding sigma-70 family RNA polymerase sigma factor — translated: MPAQHPTDDVLIEHLRKGDAGAFKAIYVRYWRPLYGFVYQQLGSKQDAEEILHDLFLSLWQNRDKVHIQQLSVYLFVAVRNLTNKFIKSKINLRKYREYQLLHRIVESTQPEEIGNPEDLLQAVERVMQQMPEKTARIFRLSKIEEMPVKKIAATLNLTEKAVEYHITKSLQMLRQQLQRFQSHN